The Desulfovibrio sp. UIB00 DNA window TTCATATTGGTAGAGGTACCTGCTCCACCCTGAATGGTGTCGACCGGAAACTGGTCATGCAGCTTGCCCGCCAGCAGTTCATCGCATGCGGCGCAGATGGCCTTGCTTATGTTTGCAGGCAATGCGCCCAGTTCCGCATTGGCAAGGGCCGCAGCCTTTTTTACGTAAGCCAATGCCCTTATCAGCGAAGGGCATTGGGAGATTGTGCGACCAGAAATACTAAAATTCTGCACAGCCCGCATGGTTTGCACGCCGTAATAGGCATTGGCAGGAATTTTCATTTCGCCAAGAAAATCGTGTTCCACACGCGTTTTCATTTTTTGCTCCAAGGTTGCGGCCATAAACAGATTTCGCCGCACTCCAAAATGGGTTTTGCGCTTTTCCCCATAAATATCCCAAGGGTACTCTGCACGTAGTACAGTCAGTCTGTGTATATCCGAACCCTAGCTCAGCTCCAAGCAATTTCCCTCACCGCTATTTCATTGTCATCCTTGCGTTACCGCGAATTGTCGAGCTTTTCTCAAGTTGGTATTGACATCCTTTTTCAATTTAATTAATTGAAGTTAACAGAATTAGTTAAGACTAACTTTTATTTGCAATCGAGGAACGCAGATGCAGCCCCAACCTAACCAGAAAATTTACGAAATGCCCGATCCGGGCAAGATATCGGCGGCGTCAGGGCGCGCGCCCAAAGACCTCTCCGCTTTTTTTGCCAAAGAAGGCGTATGCGCCCTCTCGCACGCCTTTGACGCTAAAATCGCCATGCACCCCGGCACTGGCGGCAACATGATTGAGCCGGAAAGCATGCAGAGTCATATGGATCTGCTTTTGGCCTCGCCTCTCAAGGGCAAAACCGTGGCCTACATCCATGTGCCCTTTTGCCAGACGCACTGCCTCTACTGCGGCTTTTACAACAAGGCTTACCACGAAAGCGACAGCCGCCTGTATGCTGACGCCCTGCTGGCGGAGCTGCAAATGTGGCGTGAGCGCAAGGCAGTACAGAGCACGCCAGTTCACGCCGTGTATCTTGGCGGCGGCACGCCCACCGCCCTTGAAGCGGAAGACCTCAAGCGTATCCTTGAAGGAGTGCGCGAGGCGTTGCCACTTGCCAATGACTGCGAAATTACGGTGGAGGGCAGACTCACCAATTTCGGGCCCCGCAAAATGGAAGCCTGCCTTGAAGGCGGCGCAAACCGCTTTTCGCTGGGCGTTCAGAGCTTCCATACCTCCATCCGGCAGTCCATGGGGCGTCTGGGATCGCGCGAAGACATGGAGCGCGGCCTTGAACAGCTTTTGAGCTACGATCAGGCCGCCGTCATTGTTGACCTTATTTACGGTTTCCCCAATCAGACTCTGGAACTCTGGCGCGAAGACATTGCCGTTGCGCAATCCCTCAACCTTGACGGGGCGGACTGCTACCAGCTCAATGTGTACCGCCAGACCCCGCTTGGGCGCGGCATAGAACAGGGCAAAATCGCCCCCACGGCGGA harbors:
- the hutW gene encoding heme anaerobic degradation radical SAM methyltransferase ChuW/HutW, producing MQPQPNQKIYEMPDPGKISAASGRAPKDLSAFFAKEGVCALSHAFDAKIAMHPGTGGNMIEPESMQSHMDLLLASPLKGKTVAYIHVPFCQTHCLYCGFYNKAYHESDSRLYADALLAELQMWRERKAVQSTPVHAVYLGGGTPTALEAEDLKRILEGVREALPLANDCEITVEGRLTNFGPRKMEACLEGGANRFSLGVQSFHTSIRQSMGRLGSREDMERGLEQLLSYDQAAVIVDLIYGFPNQTLELWREDIAVAQSLNLDGADCYQLNVYRQTPLGRGIEQGKIAPTADIPLQSAMYAAAVEDMEGAFYRRLSLSHWARTSRERNLYNLYVKASANCLAFGPGAGGNLGGHFYMNNSNYAEWQQAVRDGRKPLAFVQSPQRHYFLYRAVAECMEQGWMDVKGLERRFALPLGQIWEPVLAQWQRAQLLEWHDGRVVLTLAGQFWQVNLTQLLLNFLKAMLEEKNVAAA